Within the bacterium genome, the region TCCACCGGCGACGACCTGCGCACGTTGCGCCCCGGCTGACCGTCGCACCCCCACCGATCATGCCCTCCTCCTACGAATTCTCAGACGTGGACGGCTTCGCCTGCGGAACCGTCGGGCCCACAGGCCGGCGCGTCTTCTTCCTGCAGGTCCGCGAGGGCGACATCGAGGCGTCGCTGAAGATGGAGAAGCAGCAGGTGGCCGCCCTGGCGAGGTTCCTGAGTGAGATGCTCGGCGACATCGAGCGCAAGGGCAGCGCCGACGCGCCGCCGGACCCGCGGGACGCCGACGCCGGGGAGGCCGACTTCCGCGAGCCCGAGGGCCCCGACTGGATCGTCGGCACCATCGGCGCGGCCTACGAGGAGACGAACCGCCGCATCATCCTGTGGATCGAGGAACTCACCGAGGACGACGAGGACGAGGCCGCCTCGGCGCGCATCGCGCTCCGTCCCGGGCAGGTTGCCGGCTTCGTCCAGCAGGCGAACGCCCTGGTGGCCGCCGGCCGGCCGCCGTGCCCGTACTGCGGGGCGCCCCTCAATCACGACGACGGCTTCTGTCCCTGCTGGAACTGACCCCGCTGCGCCGTGGGCGAATCCCCGATCCGCGCCAGAGGGCCCGTCGCGGACGCCGACGCCGTCGAGCTGCTAGCGACCGGCGAGGTGCGGGTGCTGGGGCGCCTGCCGTGGAGTTCCAACGCCACGTTCCTCGTGGACGTGAGCCCGGGTGAGGACCCCGGCGCCGAGCCGGCGCTGCAAGCCGTCTACAAGCCCGCCCGCGGCGAGCGGCCGTTGCACGACTTCCCTCCGGGGCTGCACAGGCGGGAGGCGGCGGCCTACGAGCTGTCGGCCGCGCTGGGCTGGGACCTGGTGCCGCCCACCGTGGTGCGCGACGGCCCCCTGGGCGCCGGGTCGCTGCAGCTGTTCGTGCTCGCCGACTTCGAGCAGCACTACTTCACGCTGCGGGAACGGCCAGAACTGCACCCCGCCCTGCGCCGGCTCTGCGCCTTCGACATCGTCGCCAACGCCACCGACCGCAAGGGCGGCCACGTGCTGCTGGAAGGCGGCGACCACGTCTGGGCCATCGACAACGGCCTCTGCTTCCACGCCGTCTTCAAGCTGCGCACCGTGCTGTGGGACTTCGCCGGGGACCCGCTGCCCGGCGACGTGCGCGACGGCTTGGGGGTGCTGTGCGAGGACGGGCCGCCGGAGGCGCTGGCCGAACTGCTGGACCCGGCGGAGTGCGCCGCCGTGGCGGTGCGATCGGAGACGCTGCTGAGCGACGGCCGCTTCCCCACCGACCCCTCCGGCAGGCGCTGGCCCTGGCCCGTGGTGTAGTCCAAGGGACCGAAAGGGAACCGAACCGCCGGACAGTCCGCCGGTCCTTGCCGGCCCCGGAAGAAAACGACCCCGCCCCTCGCCGGGGAGTAGCGTCGCCGCCGGAGGCGCGCCGCCATGCGGAACCTGACGGACAAACTCCGCTACAGCAGGGACGACCTCCGCAGCGACGTCCTCGGCGGGATCACCGCCGGCGTGGTGGGGCTGCCGCTGGCGCTGGCATTCGGCGGGGGGTCGGGGCTGGGGGCGGTGGCCGGCCTGTACGCGGCGGTGTCCATGGGGCTGTTCGCGGCGCTCTTCGGCGGCACGCAGACCCTGGTGTCGGGCCCCACGGCGCCCATGACCGTGGCGGTGTCGGTGATCGTGGCCACGCAGGTGGAGAGCATCACCGAGGTGTTCGCCATCGCCATCATGGCCGGCGTGCTGCAGGTGCTGCTCGGCGCGCTGCGGCTCGGGCGGTTCATCGCCTACACGCCGTACTCGGTGATCTCGGGGTTCATGTCGGGCGTCGGCATCATCATCATCCTGAGCCAGACCCTGCCCTTCGGGGGCAGCGCCGTCGTCGAGGGCGGGTCGCTGGGGGCGATCCGCGCCTGGCCCGACCTGCTCGACGGCCTCAACCTCCAGGCCGTCGTCATCGGCGCCGTGACCCTGGCCGTCAGCATCATCTGGCCGACCCGCCTGCGGCGCTGGCTTCCGGCGACCCTCGCGGCGCTCATCGCCGGCACGCTGCTGAGCGTCGCCTGGGGAGGCGACACGCCGATCATCGGCGACGTGCCCCAGGGCTTCCCCACCATCGCCCTGCCGGCGTTCTCGGTGGACCTGCTGGGGCGGGCGGTGCAGCCGGCGATCACCCTGGCGCTGCTGGGCTCCATCAACACGCTGCTCACCTCGCTGATGGCCGACTCGATGACCCGCACCCAGCACGACTCGGACCGCGAGCTCATCGGCCAGGGCATCGGCAATGTGGTCACCGGCTTCATCGCCGGCATGCCGAGCGCGGGGATCACCGTGCTGACCGGGGCGAACATCCGGGCCGGCGCCCGGACCCGGGTCTCGGCGGTGCTGTGCGCGGGGATCCTGCTGGCCATCCTGCTGGGGCTCGGGCGGTTCCTGGAGGTGATCCCCCACGCCGCCCTCGCCGCCATCCTGATGCGGATCAGCTGGGACATCATCGACTGGCGCTTCCTGACCCGCATCCGCCAGATCCAGCGCGAGCACCTCGCCGTCATGGTTGCGACGCTGGCGCTGACGGTGTTCGTGGATCTGCTGACCGCCGTGGCGGTGGGCCTGGTCGTGGCCGGGATGGTGGGGGCGCGCCGCTTCGAGCTGTTCCAGATGGACCGGGTTGTCTCGGTGCCGCTGCTGGACCAGACCTTCCTCTATGCCGACGTGGACATCTTCGACCTCGACGACGACGTGGACATGTTCGCGGCACGCACCGGCATGGTGGGGCTGAAGGGCAACTTCACCGTGGCCTCCTCCCGGAGGCTGATCAAGGCCCTCAGCCAGGACATCGGCGAGCACGAGGTCGTGATCCTGGACTTCTCCGAGACCCAGTACATCGATGACAGCGCCGCGCTGGTCGTGGAGCAGATGATCGACGTGGCCCGCGCCACCGACACCGAGTGCATCGTGATGGGCCTGCACGGCCCGCCGGCGGAGACCCTCCGGTCGCTCAACGTGCTGCGGCACATCCCCGCCGGCCACATCGTGGAGGACCTCGACGGCGCCCGCGAGGTCGCCAAGCGCCTGCTGGACGCCTAACAGGTCACCGACGGCAAATTAGGCTCAGCTCGCTCGCAGAGCGGAGCAGGCGGGTGCCGATGAGGGGGAACTACAACGTCGAAGCCCTTCGGGGCGACGTCTTCGGCGGCCTCATCTCCGCCGTCGTCGGGCTTCCCCTGGCACTGGCGTTCGGGGTTGCGTCGGGTCTCGGGGCGATCGCCGGGTTGTACGGGGCGGTGGCACTGGGATTCTTCGCCGCCGTCTTCGGAGGGACCCGAACCCTCATAGCCGGCCCCACCGGCCCGATGGCCGTGGCGTTCGTGGCGATCGTCACCCACCACGCCGACAACCTCTCCGAAGTGTTCACCGTCGTCGTCATGGCGGGGCTCATCCAGATCCTGCTCGGCGTGCTACGGATCGGCCGGTTCGTCTCCTACACGCCGCACTCGGTGATCTCGGGATTCATGTCCGGGATCGGGCTGATCCTCATCCTCATGCAGACCCTGCCGATGTTGGGGGCGCCCGTCGCCTCCGGCGGTGCGCCGGGGGCCGTCCGTGCGTGGCGCGGAGCGATCGGCGACTTCAACGCCGGCGCATTGGCGGTTGGCGCCATCACCCTGGTGGTCGGCGCGGCCTGGCCCGCCCGGCTGCGTGCCTTCCTGCCGCCCGCGGTGGCGGCGCTGGTCGCCGGGACACTCGCCAGCGTGCTGTGGCCGACCGACATGCCGGTCATCGGCGACGTGCCGGGCGGCGTGCCGGAACTGGCCCTGCCGGCCCTGTCGGCGGATCTCGTGGCACGTTCGGTGGCGCCCGCCCTCACCCTGGCGCTGCTCAGTTCGATCGACAGCCTGCTCACGTCGCTCATCGCCGACGCCATGACGCGCACCCGCCACAAGCCCAACCGGGAGCTGATCGGTCAGGGCATCGGCAACACCGTCTGCGGGTTCATCGGCGGGCTGCCCGGGGCAGGAGCCACGCCCAACACCGTGGTGAACATCCGGGCCGGCGCGCGGTCCCCGGTCGCGGGCGCGCTGTGCGCGGCGATCCTGTTCGGGGTCGTCCTCGGGCTCGGGCGCTACGCGGCAGTGATCCCGCACGCCGTCCTGGCCGGGATCCTGATGAAGGTCGGCTGGGACATCATCGACTGGCGCTTCATCCGGCGCCTTACCCACGTCCAGAGGGAACACCTGCTGGTGATGCTGCTGACCCTCGGCCTGACCGTCTTCCTGGATGTGGTCACCGCCGTGGCAATCGGCCTGATCGCGGCGGGAATGGCAGGCGCCCGGCAGTTCGAGCGCCTGCAACTGGACAGCGTTGTCTCGGTGCCGCTGCTGGACCGGACCTTCCTCGGCGACACCGGCGAGGAGGACCCGTTCGCGGCTCGCGTCGGCCTGGTGGCCCTCAAGGGAAGCTTCACCGTCGCCTCCTCCAACATGATCATCGACAGGATCGGCGCGGAGATCGGCGACCACGAGGTCGTCATCCTGGACTTCTCCGAGACGGTCCACATGGACGACAGCGCCGCCCACATGGTCGGGCAGATGGTCGACATCGCCCGCGACGAGGAGACCGCCTGCATCGTCATGGGCCTCGCCGGGGCGCCCGCCACGACGATGGAGGGGCTCGACGTGCTGGCGCACATCCCGGCCGACCAGATCGTCGAGGACCTCGACGAGGCCCGAGAAGCGGCACGACGGCTGATCGGCGCCTGACGCCTCACACTTGTCGAGCGGCATCCCGGCGGGCGCCGGCCCCCTACTCGTCGTCGTTGAAGATCTCCTCGGGGACGACCACGAACTCGGGGTAGGCCTCGATGCCGAGCTCGCCGACGTCCTGGCCGAGCTGCTCCACCTTCCTGGAGACCCGCAGGCCGATCGTCATGTCGATCAGCTTCCACACGACGAAGGAGGCGGTGAACGAGAAGGCGCCGATGGTCACGACGCCCAGAAGCTGCGTGCCGAAGCTTGCGCCGCCGGCGATGCAGGCGGCGATGGTTCCCCAGATGCCGCAGATCAGGTGGGCGGGGATGGCCCCGACCACGTCGTCCAGCCTCATCATCTCGAGCGCCTTGATGCCGGCCGTGCAGAGGATGCCGCCGATTGCGCCGATGACGATCGCCCACCAGTGCTCGGTGATGTAGGGCGCGGCGGTGATGGACACCAGGCCGGCGATGGCGCCGTTGAGGCCGGCGATGAGGTCCATGCGTCCCAGCAGCCTCTTGGAGACGGCGAGCGCCGACACGACGCCGGCGGCAGCCGCCAGGTTGGTGTTGACCAGCACGACGCTCATGCTCACGGCGTCGGCCGCGCTGCCCAGAGCCAGCACGGACCCGCCGTTGAAGGCGAACCAGCCCATCCAGAGGATGAACACGCCGAGAGTGACGATCAGCACGTTGGAGGGTGGCGTGGGCCGGGCCGTGCCGTCGGGGCGGAACTTGCCGAGCCTCGGGCCGATGATCATGACGCCCGCCAGCGCCGCCCAGCCGCCGGTGCTGTGGACGATGGTGGAGCCGGCGAAGTCCACGAACCCCCGCTCGGCCAGCCAGCCGCCGCCCCAGGTCCAGGAGCCGACGATCGGGTAGATGAAGGCGGTGAGGATCAGCGTGAACGCGAAGAAGGACCACATCTTGATGCGCTCGGCGATGGCCCCGGACACGATCGAGGCCGCCGCCGCCACGAAGACCATCTGGAAGTACCAGTCCGACATGACCGAGTAGCCGTTGTCGACCACCGACCCGACGGCGCCCTCGTCACCGCCGAGCAGCGCAACCTCGCTAGCCGACGACTCGTACAGGAACCGGAAGGAGCCGACGGCGTCGCCCACGTCGACGTACATGATGTTGTAGCCGATGAGGTAGTAGGCGATGCCGGCGATGGAGAAGATCCCGATGTTCTTCAGGCAGATCATCGATGCGTTCTTGGTGCGCACCGAGCCCGCCTCGAGCATGGCGAACCCCGCCGCCATCCACATCACCAGCACCCCCCAGATGAGGAATGCGAAGGAGTTGAGGATGAACTGGGCTGAGACGTCGATCACAGCGCTCCCTCCCTGCTGCCAGACGATCGGGTCGATCTCGCGCCGGCCGCGGCCGCGGATCCCGGCGGGGACGTTAGCAGTCGTCTCCTCGCCTCTGCTTGCCCCTCAAGCGCCGCCCACAGGCCCCTCTTGGGCCTGCGACAACCGGGGAGGGTGGGGGACGCCGGAGTCGAAGTCCGGATCGATTACGAGGCGGGAGCCGGACTCGGCACCGGCGGCGCCTGCCCGGTCAGCCGCGGGCCTGCAGGGCTTCGATGAGGCGGGGCAGCACCTGGTGGACGTCGCCGACGATGCCGAGGTCGGCCACCCCGAAGATGGGGGCCTCGGCGTCCTTGTTGACGGCGACGATGTTGCGGGAGTTCTTCATCCCCACGAGGTGCTGGGTGGCGCCGGAGATGCCGCAGGCGATGTAGACGTCGGGCTTGACCACCTTGCCGGTCTGGCCCACCTGCTGGGAGTAGGGAACCCAGCCGGCGTCGACGATGGCGCGGGAGGCCCCCGCGGCGCCGCCCAGCAGGCCGGCGAGCTGCTCGATCATCTCGTACTTGCCGGCCTCGCCGAGGCCACGGCCGCCCGAGACCACCACGGCCGCCTCGTCCAGCTTGGGTCCCGTGGACTGCTCGGCCTGGCTGCCGATGACGACTGCGGCGCCGGCGGCGCCGCAGTCGGCGGCCGGCAGGTCCACCAGCTGCGCCGGCGGCCCGCCGGTCGGCTCGGCCTGGAACGACTTGGGGCGGATGAGGAAGATCTGCGGGCCGCCGGCGCCGGCGAAGCGGGTGTGCACGTTGGTGGTGCCACCGAAGACGGGCTCGATGCCGATCAGGGCGCCGTCGCTGACCGCCAGTTCGGTGACGTTGGTGACCACCGGGGTGTCCAGGCGGGCCGAGAGACGGCCGGCCACGTCGCGCCCGTCGTAGGTGGTGGCCGCCAGGATCACCGCCGGCGGGTCCTCGGCTGCGGCCACAGCCTCCGCCAGCGAGGTCGCCAGCAGCGGGCCGACCAGGGCCTCGTCGGGACGCTCGAGATAGCGCAGGGCGGAGGCGCCGTGCTCGCCCGCCGCGGCGCTCACCGCGTCGGGGTCGCCGCCGGCGCAGACCGCCTCGACGCGCTCACCGAAGCGGCGCGCCGCCGCCAGCAGCTCCTGGGAGATCGACGCCACGCCACCGGGGGCGGGCTCGACGTGCACCCAGACGGTTCCGACACCCATGGCGACCTCCCTAGAGGACCTTGAGTTCTTCCAGGAACGCCACGATGCGCTCGTGGCCGTCGCCCTCGTCGTCGACGATCTCGCCGGCCTCGCGGGCGGGCACGGGCGCCACCTCGACGATCTCCTGGCGGGCGCCGGCCCAGCCGACCTGGCCGGCCTCGATTCCCAGGTCGGCGATCCCGAGCCGGTCGGCGGGCTTGTTCTTGGCCGCCATGATGCCCTTGAAGGAGGGGTAGCGGGGCTCGACCACACCGGCGGTCACCGACAGCACCGCCGGCAGCGGGCAGACGACCTCGTCGTAGCCTTCCTCGGTCTGGCGCTGGACGGTCACCTCGCCGTCGCCGAGGTTGACCGACTTGGCGAAGGTGACCGACGGCAGGCCCAGCAGTTCGGCGATCTGAGCGGGCACGGTGCCGGTGTAGCCGTCTGTGGACTCCGTGGCCGTCAGGATCAAGTCGGGCTCGGCTCGGCGCATCGCCGCCGCCAGAACCTTGGCGGTGCCGAGGGCGTCGCTGCCGGCCAGAGCCTCGTCGCTGACGAGGATGGCC harbors:
- a CDS encoding SCO1664 family protein; translation: MGESPIRARGPVADADAVELLATGEVRVLGRLPWSSNATFLVDVSPGEDPGAEPALQAVYKPARGERPLHDFPPGLHRREAAAYELSAALGWDLVPPTVVRDGPLGAGSLQLFVLADFEQHYFTLRERPELHPALRRLCAFDIVANATDRKGGHVLLEGGDHVWAIDNGLCFHAVFKLRTVLWDFAGDPLPGDVRDGLGVLCEDGPPEALAELLDPAECAAVAVRSETLLSDGRFPTDPSGRRWPWPVV
- a CDS encoding SulP family inorganic anion transporter; the encoded protein is MRNLTDKLRYSRDDLRSDVLGGITAGVVGLPLALAFGGGSGLGAVAGLYAAVSMGLFAALFGGTQTLVSGPTAPMTVAVSVIVATQVESITEVFAIAIMAGVLQVLLGALRLGRFIAYTPYSVISGFMSGVGIIIILSQTLPFGGSAVVEGGSLGAIRAWPDLLDGLNLQAVVIGAVTLAVSIIWPTRLRRWLPATLAALIAGTLLSVAWGGDTPIIGDVPQGFPTIALPAFSVDLLGRAVQPAITLALLGSINTLLTSLMADSMTRTQHDSDRELIGQGIGNVVTGFIAGMPSAGITVLTGANIRAGARTRVSAVLCAGILLAILLGLGRFLEVIPHAALAAILMRISWDIIDWRFLTRIRQIQREHLAVMVATLALTVFVDLLTAVAVGLVVAGMVGARRFELFQMDRVVSVPLLDQTFLYADVDIFDLDDDVDMFAARTGMVGLKGNFTVASSRRLIKALSQDIGEHEVVILDFSETQYIDDSAALVVEQMIDVARATDTECIVMGLHGPPAETLRSLNVLRHIPAGHIVEDLDGAREVAKRLLDA
- a CDS encoding SulP family inorganic anion transporter, with the protein product MRGNYNVEALRGDVFGGLISAVVGLPLALAFGVASGLGAIAGLYGAVALGFFAAVFGGTRTLIAGPTGPMAVAFVAIVTHHADNLSEVFTVVVMAGLIQILLGVLRIGRFVSYTPHSVISGFMSGIGLILILMQTLPMLGAPVASGGAPGAVRAWRGAIGDFNAGALAVGAITLVVGAAWPARLRAFLPPAVAALVAGTLASVLWPTDMPVIGDVPGGVPELALPALSADLVARSVAPALTLALLSSIDSLLTSLIADAMTRTRHKPNRELIGQGIGNTVCGFIGGLPGAGATPNTVVNIRAGARSPVAGALCAAILFGVVLGLGRYAAVIPHAVLAGILMKVGWDIIDWRFIRRLTHVQREHLLVMLLTLGLTVFLDVVTAVAIGLIAAGMAGARQFERLQLDSVVSVPLLDRTFLGDTGEEDPFAARVGLVALKGSFTVASSNMIIDRIGAEIGDHEVVILDFSETVHMDDSAAHMVGQMVDIARDEETACIVMGLAGAPATTMEGLDVLAHIPADQIVEDLDEAREAARRLIGA
- a CDS encoding electron transfer flavoprotein subunit alpha/FixB family protein, producing MGVGTVWVHVEPAPGGVASISQELLAAARRFGERVEAVCAGGDPDAVSAAAGEHGASALRYLERPDEALVGPLLATSLAEAVAAAEDPPAVILAATTYDGRDVAGRLSARLDTPVVTNVTELAVSDGALIGIEPVFGGTTNVHTRFAGAGGPQIFLIRPKSFQAEPTGGPPAQLVDLPAADCGAAGAAVVIGSQAEQSTGPKLDEAAVVVSGGRGLGEAGKYEMIEQLAGLLGGAAGASRAIVDAGWVPYSQQVGQTGKVVKPDVYIACGISGATQHLVGMKNSRNIVAVNKDAEAPIFGVADLGIVGDVHQVLPRLIEALQARG
- a CDS encoding DUF3090 family protein, giving the protein MDGFACGTVGPTGRRVFFLQVREGDIEASLKMEKQQVAALARFLSEMLGDIERKGSADAPPDPRDADAGEADFREPEGPDWIVGTIGAAYEETNRRIILWIEELTEDDEDEAASARIALRPGQVAGFVQQANALVAAGRPPCPYCGAPLNHDDGFCPCWN
- a CDS encoding electron transfer flavoprotein subunit beta/FixA family protein, which codes for MRIAVCVKQIPDPANPGKLDPDTNTLVRDEKLILDESDSYGVEMALQMAEATEGEVIVVSMAPNEEFGGLRTALAMGADRAILVSDEALAGSDALGTAKVLAAAMRRAEPDLILTATESTDGYTGTVPAQIAELLGLPSVTFAKSVNLGDGEVTVQRQTEEGYDEVVCPLPAVLSVTAGVVEPRYPSFKGIMAAKNKPADRLGIADLGIEAGQVGWAGARQEIVEVAPVPAREAGEIVDDEGDGHERIVAFLEELKVL
- a CDS encoding ammonium transporter, translating into MIDVSAQFILNSFAFLIWGVLVMWMAAGFAMLEAGSVRTKNASMICLKNIGIFSIAGIAYYLIGYNIMYVDVGDAVGSFRFLYESSASEVALLGGDEGAVGSVVDNGYSVMSDWYFQMVFVAAAASIVSGAIAERIKMWSFFAFTLILTAFIYPIVGSWTWGGGWLAERGFVDFAGSTIVHSTGGWAALAGVMIIGPRLGKFRPDGTARPTPPSNVLIVTLGVFILWMGWFAFNGGSVLALGSAADAVSMSVVLVNTNLAAAAGVVSALAVSKRLLGRMDLIAGLNGAIAGLVSITAAPYITEHWWAIVIGAIGGILCTAGIKALEMMRLDDVVGAIPAHLICGIWGTIAACIAGGASFGTQLLGVVTIGAFSFTASFVVWKLIDMTIGLRVSRKVEQLGQDVGELGIEAYPEFVVVPEEIFNDDE